In Rhodothermus marinus DSM 4252, a single genomic region encodes these proteins:
- the nadB gene encoding L-aspartate oxidase has product MPERYQFDFLVIGSGIAGLTFALRVADHGSVAIVTKKESVESNTNYAQGGIAAVMDAADSFEQHVQDTLEAGAGLCDREVVETVVREGPERVRELMALGAQFTRENGRLHLGREGGHSRNRIVHAADATGREVERALLARVRAHPNIHIFEYHYAVDLITEHHLGQYVSRLRPDIHCFGAYVLDERADVVHTFLAKATLLATGGSGQVYLHTTNPPVATGDGVAMAYRAKARVANMEFIQFHPTTLFYPDGPKERSFLISEAVRGEGARLYNLAGERFMPKYDPRAELAPRDIVARAIDDQLKRRGDPHVWLDISHRPAEEIKRRFPNIYRTLLDYGIDMTQQPIPVVPAAHYQCGGVLTDLHGRTTIHGLYAAGEVACTGLHGANRLASNSLLEALVFARRAAEDAVQYIQTQTWRTDVPDWDDRGTERPQEWVLIAHNRDELRRIMWDYVGIVRSQLRLERALRRTRLLYEETEDFYRRARLSPGLCELRNMIAVAYLIIRSALMRRESRGLHYMLDYPEPVESERRPTLV; this is encoded by the coding sequence ATGCCCGAGCGTTATCAGTTCGATTTTCTGGTCATCGGTAGTGGCATTGCCGGCCTGACGTTCGCGCTGCGCGTGGCCGATCACGGCTCGGTCGCCATCGTCACGAAAAAAGAAAGCGTCGAGTCGAACACGAACTACGCGCAGGGCGGCATTGCGGCCGTCATGGACGCGGCCGATTCGTTCGAACAGCACGTGCAGGATACGCTCGAAGCCGGGGCCGGCCTGTGCGACCGCGAGGTGGTGGAAACGGTCGTGCGGGAAGGGCCCGAACGGGTGCGTGAACTGATGGCGCTCGGGGCACAGTTCACCCGCGAAAACGGCCGGCTGCATCTGGGGCGTGAGGGCGGCCACTCCCGGAATCGCATCGTGCACGCCGCCGACGCGACCGGCCGCGAGGTCGAGCGGGCGCTGCTGGCGCGCGTGCGCGCCCACCCGAACATTCACATCTTCGAGTACCATTATGCGGTTGATCTGATCACCGAGCATCATCTCGGCCAGTACGTCTCGCGGTTGCGTCCCGACATCCACTGCTTCGGGGCGTACGTGCTGGACGAGCGGGCCGACGTGGTGCATACGTTTCTGGCGAAGGCCACCCTGCTGGCCACGGGCGGTTCCGGGCAGGTCTACCTGCATACCACGAACCCGCCGGTGGCCACGGGCGACGGGGTGGCCATGGCCTATCGGGCCAAGGCCCGCGTGGCCAACATGGAATTCATTCAGTTTCACCCGACCACGCTTTTCTACCCCGACGGTCCCAAGGAACGCTCGTTTCTGATCAGCGAAGCGGTGCGGGGTGAGGGAGCCCGGCTCTACAACCTGGCCGGCGAGCGCTTCATGCCGAAGTATGACCCGCGGGCCGAGCTGGCGCCGCGCGACATTGTGGCGCGCGCCATCGACGACCAGCTCAAGCGGCGCGGCGATCCGCACGTCTGGCTGGACATCTCGCACCGGCCGGCCGAGGAAATCAAACGCCGCTTCCCGAACATCTACCGGACGCTGCTCGACTACGGCATCGACATGACACAGCAGCCCATTCCGGTCGTGCCGGCCGCGCACTACCAGTGTGGTGGCGTACTGACCGACCTGCACGGTCGCACCACGATTCATGGTCTGTACGCAGCCGGCGAGGTAGCCTGTACGGGACTGCACGGCGCCAACCGACTGGCCAGCAACTCGCTGCTGGAGGCGCTCGTCTTTGCCCGACGGGCGGCCGAAGACGCCGTGCAGTACATCCAGACGCAGACGTGGCGTACGGACGTGCCGGACTGGGACGACCGGGGCACCGAGCGCCCGCAGGAATGGGTGCTCATCGCGCACAACCGGGACGAGCTGCGGCGCATCATGTGGGACTACGTGGGCATCGTGCGCTCGCAGCTTCGTCTGGAGCGGGCCCTGCGCCGCACCCGACTGCTCTACGAAGAAACCGAGGACTTCTACCGTCGCGCCCGACTCTCGCCGGGGCTGTGTGAACTGCGTAACATGATCGCCGTGGCTTACCTGATCATTCGCAGCGCTCTGATGCGCCGCGAGAGCCGCGGCTTGCACTACATGCTCGACTATCCGGAGCCCGTCGAGAGCGAGCGCCGGCCCACGCTGGTCTGA
- the rimP gene encoding ribosome maturation factor RimP, whose translation MTQTTHGTPALIEQIRARVEEVLQGTTFFLIDVVVRGRRGAHVVEIFIDGDRGPSLRDLEQLSREIGFLLDSDDLLPGPYTLNVSSPGVDRPLVHPRQYPKHVGRELEVKLVAVADAPAERLRGTLQRADAEAIELRLPDGSQRRLRYEEIQSARVCLPW comes from the coding sequence ATGACGCAGACGACGCACGGGACGCCGGCGCTGATCGAGCAGATCCGCGCCCGCGTCGAAGAGGTGCTGCAGGGAACGACGTTCTTTCTGATCGATGTCGTCGTGCGCGGCCGACGGGGCGCGCACGTGGTCGAGATTTTCATCGACGGAGATCGTGGTCCCTCGCTTCGGGACCTGGAGCAGCTGAGCCGGGAGATCGGCTTTCTGCTCGACAGCGACGACCTGTTGCCCGGCCCGTACACGCTCAACGTGTCGTCGCCGGGCGTCGATCGGCCACTGGTGCATCCCCGCCAGTATCCCAAGCACGTAGGGCGGGAGCTGGAGGTGAAACTGGTGGCCGTCGCCGATGCGCCGGCCGAGCGACTGCGTGGGACGTTGCAGCGCGCCGATGCCGAGGCGATCGAACTGCGACTTCCCGACGGGTCGCAGCGCCGGCTGCGCTATGAGGAAATTCAATCGGCCCGCGTCTGCCTGCCCTGGTAA
- the nusA gene encoding transcription termination factor NusA — MQNSELVSSFAEIAHSKGIDRDTLQLIVEDVFRAMIRKRYGSDEAFEIIFNPDHGDIQILHIREVVPDWELEDPVTQIELSEARKIDPDFEVGDEVASEVNIAEFGRRAIMTARQTFSQRIRDLEKEKIYQEYSELIGEIVVGEIYQIRRREVLVMHNRTELILPREEQIPRDRYRKGDTLRAIVKEVRREAGGAPQVIISRADPVFLERLLELEVPEIEEGIVEVKKIVREPGERAKVAVVSHDERVDPVGACVGLRGNRIHAIVRELSNENIDVIEWSDDPRELIKRALTPARPLSVTLNEEANPPRAKVVVRADEVSQAIGRGGVNIRLASRLTGYELDVYREIRPDEEDIEIEEFADELDEEIIARLREIGCDTARAVLDLSVEELMRRSGLDAETARRVMHVIRSEFEEDEEELEG, encoded by the coding sequence ATGCAGAACAGCGAGCTGGTATCTTCCTTTGCGGAAATCGCGCACTCGAAGGGAATCGACCGGGATACGCTCCAGCTGATCGTGGAGGACGTCTTCCGGGCCATGATCCGGAAGCGTTACGGCTCGGACGAAGCGTTCGAGATCATCTTCAACCCGGATCATGGCGACATCCAGATCCTCCACATCCGGGAAGTCGTGCCCGACTGGGAGCTGGAAGACCCGGTCACGCAGATTGAGCTGAGCGAAGCGCGCAAGATCGACCCCGATTTTGAGGTCGGCGATGAGGTAGCCAGCGAGGTGAACATCGCCGAGTTCGGTCGGCGGGCCATCATGACCGCGCGCCAGACCTTCAGCCAGCGTATTCGCGATTTGGAGAAGGAAAAAATCTATCAGGAATATTCCGAACTGATCGGCGAGATCGTCGTCGGCGAAATCTATCAGATTCGCCGGCGCGAGGTGCTGGTCATGCACAACCGCACGGAGCTGATTCTACCGCGCGAGGAGCAGATCCCGCGCGATCGTTACCGCAAGGGCGACACGCTCCGGGCGATCGTCAAAGAGGTGCGTCGTGAGGCGGGCGGTGCGCCGCAGGTGATCATCAGCCGGGCCGATCCGGTCTTCCTGGAGCGGCTGCTGGAGCTCGAAGTGCCCGAAATCGAAGAGGGGATCGTAGAGGTCAAGAAGATCGTGCGGGAGCCCGGCGAGCGCGCCAAGGTGGCCGTCGTCAGCCACGACGAGCGGGTGGACCCAGTGGGCGCCTGCGTGGGTCTGCGGGGGAACCGGATCCATGCCATCGTGCGCGAACTCTCCAACGAGAACATCGACGTCATCGAGTGGTCCGACGACCCCCGGGAGCTGATCAAGCGGGCGCTGACGCCGGCCAGACCGCTTTCGGTCACGTTGAACGAAGAGGCCAACCCGCCGCGTGCCAAGGTGGTCGTGCGGGCCGACGAGGTCAGCCAGGCCATCGGGCGGGGCGGGGTCAACATCCGGCTGGCCTCGCGGCTGACCGGCTATGAACTGGACGTCTACCGGGAAATCCGCCCCGACGAAGAGGATATCGAAATCGAAGAGTTTGCCGACGAGTTGGACGAAGAGATCATCGCGCGGCTGCGCGAGATCGGTTGCGATACGGCCCGGGCCGTGCTCGACCTTTCGGTCGAAGAGCTGATGCGGCGCTCCGGGCTCGATGCCGAAACCGCGCGGCGCGTGATGCATGTCATTCGTTCGGAATTTGAAGAAGACGAAGAAGAACTGGAAGGCTGA
- the infB gene encoding translation initiation factor IF-2, with amino-acid sequence MAKKFKIRLFKLARELNVGIDTIEQQLGELGYAHALSGKGANAVLEDEDAYEALLEAFAHDRKVAARLKELREAREAAARAAKAEAEAAEAVEEVEEEAVEEVPASASAAEETEQEAAETAVEEATGEPEVEAPAASDEAVEAEEVAEEVSAEPTPAPEQEEEVEAVATAAATEESEAEVEASEPETPAAAEAEAAPTEEAPESAAEEKKEEDEVIRAQVVLQGAKVVGKIDLSKVEDDDTRSGKRKRKRKRKAKPAPDEEVVKVAVEDEEEEKTRSKRKRKRKRIRRVDEEEVEQSLQETLRELEQGVSRIRQRRRRERRERHAQEREREALREAQEARKLRVTEYISVGELAELMGVEVSEVISTLFNAGMIVSINQRLDADTIQFVADEFGYEVEFITDYNELEIEIPEDRPEDLQPRAPIVTVMGHVDHGKTSLLDYIRKTNVVAGEAGGITQHIGAYHVELPDGRYITFLDTPGHEAFTAMRARGAKVTDIVILVVAADDGVMPQTIEAINHAKAAGVPIVVAVTKIDKPEANPQRVLQQLAEHGVLVEQYGGQVQCAFVSAKTGEGVDDLLEKVLLEAELHDLKANPNRPAVGTIIESRVEKGRGNVATVLVQNGTLRVGDPFVAGVTSGRVRAMFDERGNRVEAAGPSIPVLVLGFDELPEVGDQFVVVPDEKEARAIAQKRQQIRREQMLRKQRRISLDEISRRMAQGERLKELNLIIKGDVAGSVEALSDALLKLSTDEVAVNIIHSGVGAITESDVMLASASDAIIIGFQVRPTSSARQLAEREHVDIRLYSVIYQAIEDVRDALEGLLSPEKTEQIVGVAEVRETFKIPKVGTVAGCRVLEGRIRRGDRVRVIRDGVVIYEGAISSLKRFKEDVREVQSGYECGMGIENFNDIKVGDQIEAFEIVEQRRKLEV; translated from the coding sequence ATGGCAAAGAAGTTCAAAATCCGGCTGTTCAAGCTAGCGCGTGAGCTGAACGTCGGGATCGATACCATCGAGCAGCAGCTCGGAGAGCTGGGCTATGCCCATGCGCTTTCCGGAAAAGGGGCCAATGCCGTCCTGGAGGACGAAGACGCCTACGAGGCGCTGCTGGAGGCGTTTGCCCACGACCGGAAGGTGGCGGCCCGGCTGAAAGAATTGCGCGAGGCGCGCGAGGCGGCCGCCCGGGCAGCGAAGGCGGAGGCAGAGGCGGCCGAGGCCGTCGAAGAAGTCGAAGAGGAAGCCGTTGAAGAAGTGCCGGCTTCAGCGTCGGCCGCCGAAGAGACCGAGCAGGAAGCTGCGGAAACGGCCGTCGAAGAAGCCACCGGGGAGCCGGAGGTTGAAGCGCCTGCTGCGTCTGATGAAGCGGTGGAGGCGGAGGAGGTCGCCGAGGAGGTCTCGGCCGAGCCCACACCTGCCCCTGAGCAGGAAGAAGAAGTGGAGGCGGTGGCAACAGCGGCTGCGACGGAGGAATCCGAGGCGGAGGTCGAGGCATCTGAGCCCGAAACGCCTGCGGCGGCCGAAGCCGAAGCGGCTCCGACGGAAGAGGCCCCTGAGTCCGCTGCGGAAGAAAAGAAAGAAGAGGACGAGGTGATCCGGGCGCAGGTGGTGCTCCAGGGGGCCAAGGTCGTCGGCAAAATCGACCTGTCGAAAGTCGAAGACGACGATACGCGGTCCGGTAAGCGCAAACGCAAACGCAAACGCAAAGCGAAGCCTGCGCCAGACGAAGAAGTGGTCAAAGTAGCCGTCGAGGACGAGGAGGAGGAAAAAACACGAAGCAAACGCAAACGCAAGCGCAAGCGGATTCGCCGCGTCGACGAGGAGGAAGTCGAACAGTCGCTGCAGGAGACGCTTCGTGAGCTGGAGCAGGGCGTCAGCCGCATACGTCAGCGCCGGCGCCGTGAACGGCGTGAACGTCATGCGCAGGAACGGGAACGGGAGGCATTGCGGGAAGCGCAGGAAGCCCGCAAACTCCGGGTGACGGAGTATATCTCGGTGGGTGAGCTGGCCGAGTTGATGGGGGTCGAGGTCAGCGAAGTGATCTCGACGCTCTTCAATGCGGGGATGATCGTCTCCATCAACCAGCGGCTCGACGCCGACACGATCCAGTTCGTGGCCGATGAATTCGGCTACGAGGTCGAATTCATCACCGACTACAACGAGCTGGAGATAGAAATCCCGGAGGATCGACCGGAAGATCTGCAGCCGCGGGCACCCATCGTCACGGTGATGGGGCACGTCGATCACGGCAAGACATCGCTTCTGGACTACATCCGCAAGACGAACGTGGTGGCCGGCGAGGCCGGGGGCATCACGCAGCACATCGGCGCCTACCACGTGGAGCTGCCGGACGGTCGGTACATCACCTTCCTGGACACGCCGGGGCACGAAGCCTTCACGGCCATGCGTGCCCGCGGCGCCAAGGTGACGGACATCGTGATCCTGGTGGTGGCGGCCGACGACGGCGTGATGCCGCAGACGATCGAGGCCATCAACCACGCCAAAGCGGCCGGCGTGCCCATCGTGGTGGCCGTCACCAAGATCGACAAACCCGAGGCCAATCCGCAGCGCGTCCTCCAGCAACTGGCCGAGCACGGCGTGCTGGTCGAGCAGTACGGCGGTCAGGTGCAGTGCGCCTTCGTTTCGGCCAAGACCGGCGAGGGGGTCGATGACCTGCTCGAAAAGGTCCTGCTGGAGGCCGAGTTGCACGATCTGAAGGCGAACCCGAACCGCCCGGCCGTCGGCACCATCATCGAAAGTCGCGTGGAGAAAGGACGCGGCAACGTGGCCACCGTGCTGGTGCAGAACGGGACGCTCCGCGTGGGCGACCCCTTCGTGGCCGGCGTGACGAGTGGCCGCGTGCGGGCGATGTTCGACGAGCGGGGCAACCGCGTCGAGGCTGCCGGACCCTCCATTCCGGTGCTGGTGCTCGGCTTCGACGAACTGCCCGAAGTTGGCGACCAGTTCGTGGTCGTGCCCGACGAAAAAGAAGCAAGGGCGATCGCCCAGAAGCGTCAGCAGATCCGCCGTGAGCAGATGCTGCGCAAGCAGCGTCGCATCTCGCTCGACGAGATCAGCCGGCGCATGGCGCAGGGCGAGCGCCTGAAGGAGCTCAACCTGATCATCAAAGGTGATGTGGCCGGTTCGGTCGAGGCGCTGAGCGACGCGCTCCTGAAGCTCTCGACCGACGAGGTGGCCGTGAACATCATCCACAGCGGCGTCGGCGCCATCACCGAAAGCGACGTGATGCTGGCTTCGGCCTCCGACGCCATCATCATCGGCTTCCAGGTGCGTCCCACCAGTAGCGCCCGCCAGCTGGCCGAGCGTGAGCACGTGGACATCCGGCTCTACTCGGTCATCTACCAGGCCATCGAAGACGTGCGCGATGCCCTGGAGGGACTGCTGTCGCCCGAAAAGACCGAGCAGATTGTGGGGGTGGCCGAGGTGCGCGAGACGTTCAAGATCCCGAAGGTCGGTACGGTGGCCGGCTGTCGGGTCCTCGAAGGGCGTATTCGCCGGGGCGACCGCGTGCGCGTCATCCGCGACGGCGTGGTCATCTACGAAGGCGCGATCTCGTCGCTCAAACGCTTCAAGGAGGACGTGCGAGAGGTGCAGAGCGGCTACGAGTGCGGCATGGGTATCGAAAACTTCAACGACATCAAGGTGGGCGACCAGATCGAGGCCTTTGAGATCGTCGAACAGCGGCGCAAACTGGAGGTCTGA
- the rbfA gene encoding 30S ribosome-binding factor RbfA: MSSSIRVQRVGSLLKRELADILQFEFGDQLPPMTTVTDVQPTRDLSIAKVYVSIYGTPEQKRAAFRRLQELTPQIRAALAQRIRYQLRFMPELRFVLDETLERAQRVEELLARIREERSRREDQSS; encoded by the coding sequence ATGAGCAGCAGCATCCGGGTGCAGCGTGTGGGTAGTTTGCTCAAGCGCGAGCTGGCCGACATCCTGCAGTTTGAATTCGGGGACCAGCTGCCGCCTATGACGACGGTCACCGACGTGCAGCCCACGCGGGACCTGTCGATCGCCAAAGTGTACGTGAGCATCTATGGTACGCCCGAGCAGAAACGGGCGGCGTTCCGGCGGTTGCAGGAGCTGACGCCTCAGATCCGTGCGGCACTGGCCCAGCGCATCCGCTACCAGCTCCGCTTCATGCCCGAGCTGCGCTTCGTCCTGGATGAGACCCTGGAGCGGGCACAGCGGGTCGAGGAACTGCTGGCGCGCATCCGCGAAGAACGGTCCCGCCGCGAAGATCAGAGTTCCTGA
- the truB gene encoding tRNA pseudouridine(55) synthase TruB, with the protein MPAPLPENPDALVYGYPRLPERWDAAVLLIDKPKGITSFDVIRRLRKLLRVRKIGHAGTLDPMATGLLICLIGRATRWMTHFMAQEKEYEGVMRLGEITPSYDAETEVVERRSWEHLTDADLERVRHQFVGEIVQQVPAYSAVKVKGKRLYEQARAGKAVERPSRRVQIYAFELLGRDGADVAFRVRCSKGTYIRSLVHDFGQALGCGAHLVELRRTRSGPYRVEQAWTLEALAEALQARTSSQPERKS; encoded by the coding sequence ATGCCCGCTCCGCTGCCGGAGAACCCTGACGCGCTGGTGTACGGCTATCCCCGGCTGCCCGAGCGATGGGATGCCGCCGTGCTCCTGATCGACAAGCCGAAAGGCATCACCTCCTTTGACGTGATCCGGCGGCTCCGGAAACTGCTGCGCGTGCGCAAGATCGGACATGCCGGCACGCTCGATCCCATGGCCACCGGCCTGCTGATCTGTTTGATCGGGCGGGCCACACGCTGGATGACGCACTTTATGGCCCAGGAGAAGGAGTACGAGGGTGTCATGCGACTCGGCGAGATCACGCCCTCGTACGACGCCGAAACCGAGGTGGTGGAGCGCAGGTCCTGGGAACATCTCACCGATGCGGATCTGGAGCGGGTGCGTCATCAATTTGTCGGAGAGATCGTGCAGCAGGTGCCAGCCTATTCGGCCGTCAAGGTGAAAGGCAAACGCCTGTACGAACAGGCCCGGGCCGGGAAAGCGGTCGAACGCCCGAGTCGGCGCGTGCAGATTTACGCGTTTGAACTGCTGGGGCGTGACGGGGCCGACGTGGCCTTTCGGGTGCGCTGTTCAAAGGGCACGTACATCCGCAGTCTGGTGCACGACTTCGGGCAGGCGCTGGGGTGCGGCGCTCATCTCGTCGAACTGCGGCGCACCCGATCGGGACCGTATCGCGTTGAACAGGCCTGGACGCTGGAGGCGCTGGCCGAGGCGCTGCAAGCCCGGACATCATCCCAGCCGGAAAGAAAGTCATGA
- a CDS encoding bifunctional riboflavin kinase/FAD synthetase — translation MKFERGLEQVAHDARSVVTVGTFDGVHRGHQAVLQFLMARARERNGVSTVLSFDPHPREVLRAEPVSLLTTIEERATLLEALGIERFIVLSFTPELAAMPARQFVEEILVRRIGLQAICVGYDHTFGRNREGNVALLQQLGSQYGFAVDVIPPQVVGDRTVSSTLIRTILLRDGDVRQAAELLGRPYMLQATVVKGDGRGRVLGFPTANLHPSHPRKLVPRNGVYAVRVWLPGEAEPRGGMMNIGMRPTFAGDRRTLEVHLLDFEGDLYGQVLRVDFIERLRDERRFPSIEALREQLFRDRQRCMEVLQASV, via the coding sequence ATGAAGTTCGAACGAGGCCTGGAACAGGTCGCGCACGACGCGCGATCGGTCGTGACCGTCGGAACGTTCGACGGGGTGCACCGGGGGCATCAGGCCGTGTTGCAGTTTCTGATGGCGCGGGCGCGCGAGCGCAACGGCGTCAGCACGGTGCTCAGCTTCGATCCGCATCCACGCGAAGTGTTGCGCGCCGAGCCGGTATCGCTGCTGACGACGATAGAAGAACGGGCTACGCTGCTGGAAGCGCTGGGTATCGAGCGCTTTATCGTGCTGTCTTTTACGCCGGAGCTGGCGGCCATGCCGGCCCGGCAGTTTGTCGAGGAAATCCTCGTGCGCCGCATCGGCCTGCAGGCCATCTGCGTGGGCTACGACCACACGTTCGGCCGCAACCGGGAAGGGAACGTGGCCCTGCTGCAGCAATTGGGATCCCAGTACGGGTTTGCGGTCGATGTCATTCCACCGCAGGTGGTGGGCGACCGCACCGTATCGTCCACGCTGATCCGAACCATTCTGCTGCGTGATGGCGACGTGCGGCAGGCGGCCGAATTGCTGGGGCGGCCCTATATGCTCCAGGCCACGGTCGTCAAAGGCGATGGACGGGGACGGGTACTGGGCTTTCCCACGGCGAACCTGCATCCCAGTCATCCACGCAAACTGGTGCCGCGCAACGGCGTCTATGCCGTGCGGGTATGGCTGCCGGGCGAAGCCGAGCCGCGAGGTGGCATGATGAATATCGGCATGCGGCCCACCTTTGCAGGCGATCGGCGCACGCTGGAGGTGCACCTACTGGATTTCGAAGGCGACCTCTACGGACAGGTTCTTCGGGTGGATTTCATCGAGCGGTTGCGCGACGAACGCCGCTTTCCATCGATCGAGGCGCTTCGCGAGCAACTTTTTCGCGACCGGCAGCGTTGTATGGAGGTACTGCAGGCCTCGGTATGA
- the rpsO gene encoding 30S ribosomal protein S15: protein MISKELKRELIRKYGTHENDTGRPEVQIAIFTHRINALTEHLQRHPKDFSTRRGLLKLVGKRRRLLDYLMREDFERYRAIIEELGIRK, encoded by the coding sequence ATGATCAGCAAGGAACTCAAGCGCGAACTGATTCGCAAGTACGGCACCCACGAAAACGACACGGGCCGGCCGGAAGTCCAGATCGCCATCTTCACGCACCGCATTAATGCGCTGACCGAGCACCTGCAGCGCCATCCCAAGGATTTTTCCACGCGCCGCGGCCTTTTGAAGCTGGTCGGTAAGCGGCGCCGCTTGCTCGACTATCTCATGCGCGAAGATTTTGAGCGCTACCGCGCAATTATCGAGGAGCTGGGCATTCGTAAGTAA